One Solirubrobacter pauli DNA segment encodes these proteins:
- a CDS encoding alpha/beta fold hydrolase, producing the protein MSGFLGQVRALPMNAFIRSRPDPNYADGDDSTWISVDWPSLTRDETVLGKRLRVVDTGGDGPPLLFLHGLGGLWQNWLLNIPAFMGRFRVIAPDLPGFGGSEMPAGRISIQGFARVIDALCDQLDIEAPIIVGNSMGGFIGAEVALAFPTRVRKLVLVSAAGISVEHMWKEPVMAIGRLMAVGAARAGVKQLPVASRPRLRRAALQLVVRYPEKLSVPLASELVVGAGAQGFVGGLDAVLDYSFRERLAEIEIPTLIVWGRNDILIPVADAYEFERLIGANARVEVFDDTGHLSMLERPSRFNGLLAEFIAA; encoded by the coding sequence GTGTCGGGGTTCCTCGGGCAGGTTCGTGCGCTCCCCATGAACGCGTTCATCCGCTCGCGTCCCGACCCGAACTACGCGGACGGTGACGACTCCACCTGGATCTCGGTCGACTGGCCGTCCCTGACGCGTGACGAGACGGTGCTCGGCAAGCGCCTGCGCGTGGTCGACACCGGCGGCGACGGCCCGCCGCTGCTGTTCCTGCACGGGCTCGGCGGGCTGTGGCAGAACTGGCTGCTGAACATCCCGGCGTTCATGGGCCGCTTCCGCGTGATCGCGCCCGACCTGCCCGGCTTCGGCGGGTCCGAGATGCCCGCCGGGCGGATCTCGATCCAGGGGTTCGCGCGCGTGATCGACGCGCTCTGCGACCAGCTGGACATCGAGGCGCCGATCATCGTCGGCAACTCGATGGGCGGGTTCATCGGCGCGGAGGTCGCCCTGGCCTTCCCGACACGCGTGCGCAAGCTCGTCCTGGTCTCGGCCGCGGGGATCTCGGTCGAGCACATGTGGAAGGAGCCGGTGATGGCGATCGGGCGGCTGATGGCCGTCGGCGCGGCGCGGGCGGGCGTCAAGCAGCTGCCGGTGGCGTCGCGGCCACGGCTGCGGCGCGCGGCCCTGCAGCTCGTCGTCCGTTACCCGGAGAAGCTGTCGGTGCCGCTGGCCTCGGAGCTTGTCGTCGGCGCGGGCGCGCAGGGCTTCGTCGGCGGCCTGGACGCCGTGCTCGACTACTCGTTCCGCGAGCGCCTCGCCGAGATCGAGATCCCGACCCTGATCGTGTGGGGACGCAACGACATCCTCATCCCCGTCGCGGACGCCTACGAGTTCGAGCGGCTGATCGGCGCGAACGCCCGCGTCGAGGTGTTCGACGACACGGGCCACCTGTCGATGCTCGAGCGCCCGTCGCGGTTCAACGGGCTGCTCGCCGAGTTCATCGCTGCGTGA
- a CDS encoding L,D-transpeptidase family protein, with translation MRIRLIVIASLLVVLGLGVVGATYFYDESKKDLVAEGVKVNGVPIGGMSRAQAEKKLSDSLLAPLDRPVKVSYKDRTFTLTQKAASIGIDIRGSVDKALKRSQQGDMFSRAWRNVRNESINTELAAEVSWNKPAIDKLVKRVRKSIDRSPRDAEVDLSKGHVNPEPSRTGLRVKYNTLAKELEKTLLTPGANEEVEVKTTVVQPKVSTKQLAEKYPAILIANRKTFKLELWKNLKLKKTYGIAVGKVGMDTPAGLYNIANKAENPAWHVPNSDWAGDLAGKVIPGDDPTNPIKARWLGIYDGVGIHGTSDDASIGSAASHGCLRMHVPDVKELYDQVPVGAPIYIA, from the coding sequence ATGCGTATTCGCCTGATCGTCATTGCCTCCCTGCTCGTCGTCCTCGGCCTTGGCGTCGTCGGCGCCACGTACTTCTACGACGAGTCCAAGAAGGACCTCGTCGCTGAAGGCGTGAAGGTCAATGGCGTCCCCATCGGTGGGATGTCCCGCGCGCAGGCGGAGAAGAAGCTCTCGGACTCGCTGCTCGCGCCGCTGGACCGTCCCGTGAAGGTCTCCTACAAGGACCGCACGTTCACGCTCACCCAGAAGGCCGCGTCGATCGGGATCGACATCCGCGGCTCGGTGGACAAGGCGCTCAAGCGCTCGCAGCAGGGGGACATGTTCTCGCGCGCGTGGCGCAACGTGCGCAACGAGTCGATCAACACCGAGCTCGCCGCCGAGGTGAGCTGGAACAAGCCCGCGATCGACAAGCTGGTCAAGCGCGTGCGCAAGTCGATCGACCGCTCGCCGCGCGATGCCGAGGTCGACCTCAGCAAGGGGCACGTGAACCCGGAGCCGTCCCGCACCGGCCTGCGCGTGAAGTACAACACGCTGGCCAAGGAGCTCGAGAAGACGCTGCTCACGCCCGGCGCGAACGAGGAGGTCGAGGTCAAGACCACCGTCGTCCAGCCCAAGGTCTCCACCAAGCAGCTCGCGGAGAAGTATCCGGCGATCCTGATCGCCAACCGCAAGACGTTCAAGCTCGAGCTCTGGAAGAACCTCAAGCTCAAGAAGACGTACGGGATCGCGGTGGGCAAGGTCGGCATGGACACGCCGGCCGGCCTCTACAACATCGCCAACAAGGCCGAGAACCCGGCCTGGCACGTCCCGAACTCCGACTGGGCGGGAGACCTCGCCGGCAAGGTCATCCCGGGCGACGACCCGACGAACCCGATCAAGGCCCGCTGGCTCGGGATCTACGACGGCGTCGGCATCCACGGCACGTCGGACGACGCGTCGATCGGCTCGGCCGCCTCGCACGGCTGCCTGCGCATGCACGTCCCCGACGTCAAGGAGCTGTACGACCAGGTTCCGGTCGGCGCTCCGATCTACATCGCCTAG
- a CDS encoding 5' nucleotidase, NT5C type, protein MRLAIDIDSTLHPYWDQLAEIAKRRYGVDLPYDEQATWAIDGLTPEQLKVIVEETHRADHVLAAEPYPGAVEAITRWHERGHFIHITSHRTTDAHPHTAEWLERINLPHDDLYCSSDKISRCVELQIDVLIDDSPDNLRRAAQVGITAATLEHPWNRDLPGVISAPDWPTLAHRLEPHLK, encoded by the coding sequence GTGCGCCTCGCGATCGACATCGACTCGACGCTGCATCCCTACTGGGACCAGCTCGCGGAGATCGCCAAACGCCGCTACGGCGTGGATCTGCCGTACGACGAGCAGGCCACGTGGGCGATCGACGGGCTCACGCCCGAGCAGCTGAAGGTGATCGTCGAGGAGACGCACCGGGCCGACCACGTGCTGGCCGCCGAGCCCTACCCCGGCGCGGTCGAGGCGATCACGCGCTGGCACGAGCGGGGCCACTTCATCCACATCACGAGCCACCGGACCACGGACGCGCACCCGCACACCGCCGAGTGGCTCGAGCGGATCAACCTGCCGCACGACGACCTGTACTGCTCGTCCGACAAGATCTCGCGTTGCGTGGAGCTGCAGATCGACGTGCTCATCGACGACTCGCCGGACAACCTGCGCCGAGCGGCGCAAGTGGGTATCACCGCCGCGACGCTCGAGCACCCGTGGAACCGCGACCTGCCCGGCGTCATCTCCGCCCCCGACTGGCCGACGCTCGCGCACCGCCTGGAGCCCCACCTGAAGTGA
- a CDS encoding RNA polymerase sigma factor translates to MNPTRQARFEALFHEHYAAVHRYALRRAEPPLAEEVVNETFLVAWRRLDKVPDEPLPWLYAAAGHVLANRRREAARHTRRVAAAAADSGATAARPGRADVAGADPDRGPADQHRPAVRAAAIAGAARDPADRLAERDATLRAFAALSEPDREALRLVAWERLSLADAARAAGVSRPAFAMRVHRARRRLAAHLREQGAAVDLDFPLEAADVA, encoded by the coding sequence GTGAACCCCACCCGCCAAGCCCGCTTCGAAGCGCTCTTCCACGAGCACTACGCGGCGGTGCACCGCTACGCGCTGCGGCGCGCCGAGCCGCCGTTGGCCGAGGAGGTCGTCAACGAGACGTTCCTCGTCGCGTGGCGTCGGCTCGACAAGGTGCCGGACGAGCCGCTGCCGTGGCTCTACGCGGCCGCCGGCCACGTGCTGGCCAACCGGCGCCGCGAAGCCGCCCGCCACACGCGAAGAGTCGCGGCCGCGGCGGCCGACAGCGGTGCGACCGCCGCGCGCCCCGGCCGGGCTGACGTCGCCGGCGCCGACCCGGATCGCGGCCCCGCCGACCAGCATCGGCCCGCCGTGCGCGCCGCCGCGATCGCCGGCGCCGCCCGCGATCCCGCCGACCGCCTCGCCGAGCGCGACGCCACGCTGCGCGCCTTCGCCGCGTTGAGCGAGCCCGACCGCGAGGCGCTGCGCCTCGTCGCCTGGGAGCGCCTGAGCCTCGCCGACGCCGCCCGCGCGGCCGGCGTGTCGCGCCCCGCGTTCGCGATGCGCGTCCATCGCGCCCGCCGCCGCCTCGCGGCTCACCTGCGCGAGCAGGGCGCCGCCGTCGACCTCGACTTCCCGCTGGAGGCCGCCGATGTCGCCTGA
- a CDS encoding NAD-dependent epimerase/dehydratase family protein, with translation MSRRVLITGLSSYWGGRLAQELEKDPEIDVIIGVSTEDPNLPLERTEFVRIGTHHALLRRIVHAAEIDTVIDTRLIVDSVTAPPKVAHEQNVIGTMNILAACGGPDSPVTKVVFKSSAHYYGCERDDPSFFGEEMRRPHPPRTRLESDIVEADDAVRDFAARNPHVTVTTLRFCNGLGPDLHNSHSRLFELPAVPGILGFDPRYQFIHEDDIVGALHYAATTDLPGVYNAAPDGVLVLSEVASLLGKPYAPLLPPWGTSLATTATNLVGIRIPDEVRQQLRYGRGLDHRKLKASGFRFGLTTRETVQAFAAALRLKPLRESGEAPYRYEREVEEFLRWSPSVRHDE, from the coding sequence ATGAGCCGGCGCGTCCTCATCACCGGGCTCTCCAGCTACTGGGGCGGCCGCCTCGCGCAGGAGCTGGAGAAGGACCCCGAGATCGACGTGATCATCGGCGTCTCCACGGAGGACCCGAACCTCCCGCTCGAGCGCACGGAGTTCGTCCGGATCGGGACCCATCACGCGCTGCTGCGGCGGATCGTGCACGCCGCGGAGATCGACACGGTGATCGACACGCGCCTGATCGTCGACTCCGTGACCGCGCCGCCCAAGGTCGCCCACGAACAGAACGTGATCGGGACGATGAACATCCTGGCCGCGTGCGGCGGGCCGGACTCGCCCGTGACGAAGGTCGTCTTCAAGTCCAGCGCGCACTACTACGGATGCGAGCGCGACGACCCGAGCTTCTTCGGCGAGGAGATGCGCCGGCCGCATCCGCCGCGCACGCGGCTGGAGTCCGACATCGTCGAGGCCGACGACGCGGTGCGCGACTTCGCGGCTCGCAACCCGCACGTCACCGTGACCACGCTGCGGTTCTGCAACGGGCTCGGACCGGACCTGCACAACTCGCACAGCCGCCTGTTCGAGCTGCCCGCGGTCCCCGGGATCCTCGGCTTCGACCCGCGCTACCAGTTCATCCACGAGGACGACATCGTCGGCGCGCTGCACTACGCCGCCACCACGGACCTGCCCGGCGTCTACAACGCCGCGCCGGACGGGGTGCTCGTGCTGAGCGAGGTCGCGAGCCTGCTCGGCAAGCCGTACGCGCCGCTGCTCCCGCCGTGGGGGACGAGCCTGGCGACGACCGCGACGAACCTCGTCGGCATCCGGATCCCGGACGAGGTCCGCCAGCAGCTGCGCTACGGGCGCGGGCTCGACCACCGCAAGCTCAAGGCATCTGGCTTCCGCTTCGGGCTCACCACCCGCGAGACCGTGCAGGCATTTGCCGCCGCTTTGCGGCTGAAACCGCTCCGGGAGAGCGGCGAGGCGCCATATCGGTACGAGCGCGAAGTGGAGGAGTTCCTGCGCTGGTCGCCGAGCGTCCGGCACGACGAGTAA
- a CDS encoding tyrosine recombinase XerC, which produces MSEPWRAALRTFDADLQRRGAADRTRKAYGTDGAELAAWATANGLTPAQVDYKALRRWAARLSQKGAAPRTMARKLASTRSLFRSLVEHGEVASNPADLLPAPKLPQSLPKTLKPGDIERLLEKIPASTPLEMRDRALFELAYSSGLRAEELVDLDVGSVHFDDEQVRVEGKGSKTRFVPVGEPALRTIAAYLERARPALQSADQDPALFLSKSGKRLSTSDVRRRLRVWAKHAATQTGVHPHALRHSFATHLLDGGADLRAIQTMLGHASISTTQVYTRVESARLRAAYAKSHPRA; this is translated from the coding sequence GTGTCGGAGCCCTGGCGCGCCGCGCTGCGCACGTTCGACGCCGACCTCCAGCGCCGCGGCGCCGCCGACCGCACCCGCAAGGCGTACGGCACCGACGGCGCCGAGCTGGCCGCCTGGGCGACCGCCAACGGGCTCACGCCGGCCCAGGTCGACTACAAGGCGCTGCGCCGCTGGGCGGCCCGCCTGTCCCAGAAGGGGGCGGCCCCGCGGACGATGGCGCGCAAGCTCGCGTCCACCCGCAGCCTGTTCCGCAGCCTGGTCGAGCACGGGGAGGTCGCGTCGAACCCGGCGGACCTGCTGCCGGCGCCCAAGCTCCCGCAGTCCCTGCCGAAGACGCTCAAGCCGGGCGACATCGAGCGCCTGCTGGAGAAGATCCCGGCGAGCACGCCGCTGGAGATGCGCGACCGCGCGCTGTTCGAGCTCGCGTACAGCTCCGGCCTGCGCGCGGAGGAGCTCGTCGACCTCGACGTCGGGTCGGTGCACTTCGACGATGAGCAGGTCCGCGTGGAGGGCAAGGGCTCCAAGACGCGCTTCGTGCCGGTGGGGGAGCCCGCGCTGCGCACGATCGCCGCCTATCTCGAACGCGCCCGGCCGGCCTTGCAATCCGCCGACCAGGACCCCGCGCTGTTCCTGTCCAAGAGCGGCAAACGCTTGTCGACGAGCGACGTCCGGCGCCGCCTGCGGGTGTGGGCGAAGCACGCTGCCACGCAGACGGGCGTGCATCCGCACGCGCTCCGGCACTCCTTTGCCACTCACCTGTTGGACGGGGGCGCGGACCTGCGCGCGATCCAGACGATGCTCGGACACGCGAGCATCTCGACGACCCAGGTCTACACTCGGGTAGAGTCCGCTCGGCTACGGGCGGCCTATGCGAAGAGTCACCCGCGGGCTTAG
- the fusA gene encoding elongation factor G → MSYAADRIRNVALVGHRGSGKTSLHEALLFEAGATTRLGSVADGTTVSDADEDEKSRGMSISASLASFEWRDTKVNLIDTPGEPSFIADALGALRVCESAVFVVNGVMGVEVSTRRLWERAQELHVARLVFVNMLDRERADFFRTLDSLKDAFGPHVVATEIPIGSEHELTGLIDLVDMKAYQYDAEGNCTEIPIPDDLQAQATEYREKLMDEVAENHEALMERYLEGEEISHDEIVQALEEGTDTGHIFPVTCGVSTTRLGANRLLDAIIDDLPSPAQHERITVEEGFELEPDPAGEMFAYVFKTRADPFAGRINLFRVYQGTMTHDTQVMNTRTHHKERVGQLLVPRGKDVSHADEFGPGDIGAVAKLKETHAGDWLAARDQPIHMPRIKLPAPVMAFAMEPKNKGDEDKVHTALRRLQEEDPTIDLHRDEQTGEQIVAGLSQIHVEVIVDRMRSRFGAEVTLKPPRVPYQETIRGQAKAHGRHKKQTGGRGQFGDCHITVEPLPDGDFEFVNAIKGGVIPQGFIPAVEKGVLEAMQSGAVAGFPVKGVRVTLFDGSYHTVDSSEMAFKLAGSIAMKEAMSQCTPVLLEPIMLITCSVPDDSVGDVMGDLSSRRGRPLGTEPAGGMTEVKAEVPMSEVLTYAPDLRAVTGGQGEYTLEFLRYEEIPAHLAQKVADKAREEHEAVA, encoded by the coding sequence ATGTCGTACGCCGCAGACAGGATTCGCAACGTGGCCCTAGTGGGCCACCGAGGGAGCGGGAAGACGTCGTTGCACGAGGCCTTGCTGTTCGAGGCCGGGGCGACGACGAGGCTCGGCTCGGTGGCTGACGGCACCACGGTCTCTGACGCCGACGAGGACGAGAAGTCCCGCGGCATGTCGATCTCCGCGTCGCTCGCCTCGTTCGAGTGGCGCGACACGAAGGTCAACCTGATCGACACCCCCGGCGAGCCCAGCTTCATCGCCGACGCGCTCGGAGCCCTGCGCGTCTGCGAGTCGGCCGTGTTCGTCGTCAACGGCGTGATGGGCGTCGAGGTCTCCACGCGCCGCCTCTGGGAGCGCGCGCAGGAGCTGCACGTGGCCCGTCTCGTCTTCGTGAACATGCTCGACCGCGAGCGCGCGGACTTCTTCCGGACGCTCGACTCGCTCAAGGACGCCTTCGGGCCCCACGTGGTCGCGACCGAGATCCCGATCGGCTCCGAGCATGAGCTGACCGGCCTGATCGACCTCGTCGACATGAAGGCCTACCAGTACGACGCCGAGGGCAACTGCACGGAGATCCCGATCCCGGACGACCTGCAGGCCCAGGCGACCGAGTACCGCGAGAAGCTGATGGACGAGGTCGCGGAGAACCACGAGGCGCTGATGGAGCGCTACCTCGAAGGCGAGGAGATCTCCCACGACGAGATCGTCCAGGCGCTCGAGGAGGGCACCGACACCGGCCACATCTTCCCGGTCACCTGCGGCGTCTCGACGACCCGCCTCGGCGCCAACCGGCTGCTGGACGCGATCATCGACGACCTCCCGTCACCCGCCCAGCACGAGCGGATCACGGTCGAGGAGGGCTTCGAGCTCGAGCCCGACCCCGCGGGCGAGATGTTCGCCTACGTGTTCAAGACGCGCGCCGACCCGTTCGCGGGCCGCATCAACCTGTTCCGCGTCTACCAGGGCACGATGACGCACGACACGCAGGTGATGAACACCCGCACGCACCACAAGGAGCGCGTGGGTCAGCTGCTCGTGCCCCGCGGCAAGGACGTCAGCCACGCCGACGAGTTCGGCCCGGGCGACATCGGCGCCGTCGCCAAGCTCAAGGAGACGCATGCGGGCGACTGGCTCGCGGCCCGCGACCAGCCGATCCACATGCCGCGGATCAAGCTCCCGGCGCCCGTCATGGCCTTCGCGATGGAGCCCAAGAACAAGGGCGACGAGGACAAGGTCCACACCGCACTGCGGCGCCTGCAGGAAGAGGACCCGACGATCGACCTGCACCGCGACGAGCAGACGGGCGAGCAGATCGTCGCCGGCCTGTCGCAGATCCACGTCGAGGTGATCGTCGACCGGATGCGCTCGCGGTTCGGCGCCGAGGTGACGCTCAAGCCGCCGCGCGTGCCCTACCAGGAGACGATCCGCGGCCAGGCGAAGGCCCACGGCCGTCACAAGAAGCAGACGGGCGGCCGCGGCCAGTTCGGCGACTGCCACATCACGGTCGAGCCGCTGCCCGACGGCGACTTCGAGTTCGTCAACGCCATCAAGGGCGGCGTGATCCCGCAGGGCTTCATCCCGGCGGTCGAGAAGGGCGTGCTCGAGGCCATGCAGAGCGGCGCCGTCGCCGGCTTCCCGGTCAAGGGCGTGCGGGTCACGCTCTTCGACGGCTCCTACCACACGGTGGACTCGTCGGAGATGGCGTTCAAGCTCGCCGGCAGCATCGCCATGAAGGAGGCGATGTCCCAGTGCACGCCGGTGCTGCTGGAGCCGATCATGCTGATCACCTGCTCGGTCCCGGACGACTCGGTGGGTGACGTGATGGGCGATCTGAGCTCGCGCCGCGGGCGCCCGCTCGGCACCGAGCCGGCGGGCGGCATGACCGAGGTCAAGGCCGAGGTGCCGATGAGCGAGGTGCTCACGTACGCGCCCGACCTGCGCGCGGTGACCGGTGGCCAGGGCGAGTACACGCTCGAGTTCCTGCGCTACGAGGAGATCCCCGCGCACCTCGCCCAGAAGGTCGCCGACAAGGCGCGCGAGGAGCACGAAGCGGTCGCGTGA
- the ilvD gene encoding dihydroxy-acid dehydratase, which produces MDLKHRSRALTEGRDRAAARAYLKGIGYDDEALSKPIIGVANTWIETMPCNFHLRALAKFVKDGIKAAGGTPMEFNTVAISDGITMGTSGMKTSLVSREVVADSIELVTLGHLFDAVICLCACDKTIPGTVMALARLDVPGVMLYGGSIPPGHYKGRDITIMDVFEAVGANAAGKITDQDLADIEAAASPGAGACGGQYTANTMAMAFEMMGISPIGPSLAPAQDASKSDHAYAAGELVMDVLRRGQRPSDLITKESLENAILAVAASGGSTNAVLHLLAVAREAGVPLDIDDFDRIAESTPSLCDLKPGGRFVATDLHAAGGTAVLAKRLSELGLLHVDAPTVTGKTIGQHAQEATEAPGQEVIRPLSDPIKKTGGIAILRGNLAPEGSVVKLSGHERRHHTGPARVFEGEEACMRAVTQGEINPGDVVVIRNEGPAGGPGMREMLAVTAAIVGEGLGDSVALLTDGRFSGATRGFMAGHIAPEAVHKGPIAAVREGDTITIDVDRRRIDVDVPDEEIQRRLDDYTPPPTVTRGVLGKYAALVASASEGAITQR; this is translated from the coding sequence ATGGACCTGAAGCACCGCTCTCGGGCACTGACCGAGGGCCGTGACCGCGCGGCCGCCCGCGCCTACCTGAAGGGCATCGGCTACGACGACGAGGCCCTGAGCAAGCCGATCATCGGCGTCGCGAACACGTGGATCGAGACGATGCCGTGCAACTTCCACCTGCGCGCGCTCGCCAAGTTCGTCAAGGACGGCATCAAGGCCGCCGGCGGGACCCCGATGGAGTTCAACACGGTGGCGATCTCCGACGGCATCACGATGGGCACGTCGGGGATGAAGACGAGCCTCGTGTCCAGGGAGGTCGTCGCCGACAGCATCGAGCTCGTCACGCTCGGCCACCTGTTCGACGCGGTCATCTGCCTGTGCGCGTGCGACAAGACGATCCCCGGCACGGTGATGGCGCTGGCGCGCCTCGACGTGCCGGGCGTGATGCTCTACGGCGGGTCGATCCCGCCCGGCCACTACAAGGGCCGGGACATCACGATCATGGACGTCTTCGAGGCGGTCGGCGCGAACGCGGCCGGCAAGATCACCGATCAGGACCTGGCCGACATCGAGGCCGCCGCCAGCCCGGGCGCCGGCGCGTGCGGCGGCCAGTACACGGCCAACACGATGGCGATGGCGTTCGAGATGATGGGCATCAGCCCGATCGGCCCGTCGCTCGCGCCCGCCCAGGACGCCAGCAAGTCCGACCACGCGTACGCGGCCGGCGAGCTGGTGATGGACGTCCTCCGGCGAGGGCAGCGACCCAGCGACCTGATCACGAAGGAGAGCCTCGAGAACGCGATCCTGGCGGTCGCGGCCTCCGGCGGCTCGACCAACGCCGTGCTGCACCTGCTCGCGGTGGCGAGAGAGGCCGGCGTGCCACTCGACATCGACGACTTCGACCGGATCGCCGAGTCCACGCCGAGCCTGTGCGACCTCAAGCCGGGCGGCCGCTTCGTCGCCACCGACCTGCACGCCGCGGGCGGCACCGCCGTCCTCGCCAAGCGCCTCAGCGAGCTGGGCCTGCTGCACGTGGACGCCCCGACCGTGACCGGCAAGACGATCGGCCAGCACGCCCAGGAGGCGACCGAAGCGCCCGGCCAGGAGGTCATCCGCCCGCTCAGCGACCCGATCAAGAAGACGGGCGGCATCGCGATCCTCCGCGGCAACCTCGCGCCGGAGGGCAGCGTCGTCAAGCTCAGCGGCCACGAGCGCCGTCACCACACCGGCCCGGCCCGCGTCTTCGAGGGCGAGGAGGCGTGCATGCGGGCGGTGACGCAGGGCGAGATCAACCCGGGCGACGTGGTCGTGATCCGCAACGAGGGGCCGGCGGGCGGCCCGGGCATGCGCGAGATGCTCGCCGTGACCGCCGCGATCGTGGGGGAGGGGCTCGGCGACAGCGTCGCGCTGCTCACCGACGGCCGCTTCTCCGGGGCCACGCGCGGCTTCATGGCCGGCCACATCGCGCCCGAGGCGGTCCACAAGGGCCCGATCGCGGCCGTCCGGGAGGGCGACACGATCACGATCGACGTGGACCGGCGCCGCATCGACGTGGACGTCCCGGACGAGGAGATCCAGCGCCGACTCGACGACTACACGCCGCCGCCGACCGTCACCCGTGGCGTCCTGGGCAAGTACGCCGCGCTCGTGGCGAGCGCGAGCGAGGGGGCGATCACGCAGCGATGA
- a CDS encoding lysophospholipid acyltransferase family protein, producing the protein MKELEAPPDHRAHLPAIEPERQVTDWGRSERVEGFFDKTIYEFLYHYWFRVEVEGIEHVPSTGGALLVSNHSGALPPDASMIAKAIKTEHARPRNLHMTVEHFFKGYPGLSMLVAKLGGVPAHPANVHRLLHDEEELVLVFPEGAKGTEKLYKDRYRLQRFGRGGFVESAMRARAPIVPVALIGAEEAMPIFAHIRPLKKLTGLIYVPVIPAPGYLPAKFRIRFLEPIPTDQWGEEPWNDKGLVQTVAEEVRARIQEELYEMLAERKSVWLG; encoded by the coding sequence GTGAAAGAGCTCGAAGCACCACCCGACCATCGCGCGCATCTCCCGGCCATCGAGCCGGAGCGCCAGGTCACGGACTGGGGCCGCTCGGAGCGCGTCGAGGGCTTCTTCGACAAGACGATCTACGAGTTCCTCTACCACTACTGGTTCCGGGTCGAGGTCGAGGGCATCGAGCACGTCCCGTCGACCGGCGGCGCGCTGCTCGTCTCCAACCACTCCGGCGCGCTCCCGCCCGACGCCTCGATGATCGCCAAGGCGATCAAGACCGAGCACGCCCGCCCGCGCAACCTGCACATGACGGTCGAGCACTTCTTCAAGGGCTATCCCGGCTTGTCGATGCTCGTCGCCAAGCTCGGCGGCGTGCCCGCGCACCCGGCCAACGTGCACCGGCTGCTGCACGACGAGGAGGAGCTCGTGCTCGTCTTCCCCGAGGGCGCGAAGGGCACGGAGAAGCTCTACAAGGACCGCTACCGCCTGCAGCGCTTCGGCCGCGGCGGGTTCGTGGAGAGCGCGATGCGGGCGCGGGCGCCGATCGTCCCCGTCGCGCTGATCGGGGCCGAGGAGGCGATGCCGATCTTCGCCCACATCCGGCCGCTGAAGAAGCTCACGGGTCTGATCTACGTGCCGGTGATCCCGGCGCCCGGCTACCTGCCCGCCAAGTTCCGGATCCGCTTCCTGGAGCCGATCCCCACCGACCAGTGGGGCGAGGAGCCGTGGAACGACAAGGGCCTCGTGCAGACCGTCGCCGAGGAGGTCCGCGCGCGGATCCAGGAGGAGCTGTACGAGATGCTCGCCGAGCGCAAGTCGGTGTGGCTCGGATGA
- the whiG gene encoding RNA polymerase sigma factor WhiG: METNVKAIELKELWTVYKTDGSDRAREQLVVAYSPLVKYVAGRMSSGLPAHVEEADLISYGLLGLINAIERFDLSRDIKFETYAITRIKGAIIDELRALDWVPRSVRARAREIEKAHAKLEHQLHRTPTDEEMARELNLSLEEFQEALVKISTSTVVALDELWAVSDSSGDSVSLLDTLQDPDAPDPEALLAQSELKDRLADAIAALPEREKLVIALYYYENLTLREIGEVLGVTESRISQLHTKAVLRLKSRLQAENLRD, encoded by the coding sequence CTGGAGACCAACGTCAAAGCGATCGAGCTGAAGGAGCTGTGGACCGTCTACAAGACGGACGGCTCCGACCGTGCACGCGAACAGCTCGTCGTCGCGTACTCACCACTTGTCAAGTACGTCGCCGGACGCATGTCGTCCGGATTGCCGGCGCACGTCGAAGAGGCCGACCTGATCTCGTACGGCCTGCTCGGCCTGATCAACGCGATCGAGCGGTTCGACCTCTCACGCGACATCAAGTTCGAGACCTACGCGATCACGCGCATCAAGGGCGCGATCATCGACGAGCTGCGCGCCCTGGACTGGGTGCCGCGGTCCGTCCGTGCTCGGGCCCGCGAGATCGAGAAGGCGCACGCCAAGCTCGAGCACCAGCTCCACCGCACGCCGACCGACGAGGAGATGGCGCGCGAGCTGAACCTGTCGCTCGAGGAGTTCCAGGAGGCGCTGGTCAAGATCTCGACGTCGACCGTCGTCGCGCTGGACGAGCTGTGGGCGGTGAGCGACTCGAGCGGCGACTCGGTGTCGCTGCTGGACACGCTGCAGGACCCGGACGCGCCCGACCCCGAGGCGCTGCTGGCCCAGTCCGAGCTCAAGGACCGCCTGGCCGACGCGATCGCCGCGCTGCCCGAGCGTGAGAAGCTCGTGATCGCCCTCTACTACTACGAGAACCTGACGCTCCGAGAGATCGGCGAGGTCCTCGGCGTGACGGAGTCGCGCATCTCCCAGCTGCACACGAAGGCCGTCCTGCGGCTCAAGTCTCGGCTCCAGGCCGAGAACCTTCGCGACTAA